TCGGTGCCCACGGCAATGCCCGCTGAGTCGTATCCGCGATACTCCAGACGCCGCAAGCCTTCGAGAATGACAGGGACTACTTCTTTTGAGCCGACATAACCGACGATTCCGCACATAGTTGGATTGTAGAACCCGACACCCGCTGAAATTATCGTTGATTCTCTGGCTTAGGCCTCTTCTGCTGCTACCGTGGCATAGGAACGCTGAAAGGATCGCCGCGCCCAGAAGCACAACACCAGCACAACTGTGCCGATGCCTACGGACACGGGATACCAGATGTTCGGGGCGGTCATGACGAAGGGTAGCAAGCCAACGGCTAGTGCAGGCGGCATATGCACTCGGAAGGCCCTCAGCACCGCGATTGAGCAAAGAGTGGTCAGCATGACGGCCAGAGAACTCGCCTGGAAGGCTTGATCGGCGAGGACTCCGATCAATGCCGTAAGAAAGCAGACGATGGGAAAGAAAATGGGACAGGCCATCCAGCCTGGCACCTCGGGATGTCCGAAGATTTCGTAGGCCATTACAACGAGCGGCGGAAAGAGGATGAAACGCAGGCCTGTGATTTGCGCGGCTGCTCCCAGGACAAGCACGAACGCGAGCAAGCTCAGAACCCAGAAGCGGCTATGAGGATAGGCTTCGAGAGCGTCCACCACTTCCGAGTGGCGCGCCGAACTGCCGGATGATGCT
This portion of the Acidicapsa acidisoli genome encodes:
- a CDS encoding HPP family protein, whose product is METIQRRHTATLTAEALVIAYMGIIALAAHITGINLLLFPELAALSHDVMTRPGGKWASQPWRLILTPTMTAIVGLFITRHASYGAVASAVIALLALAVIKLLRSAIGPAISAGVLPMVLGEKSWLYPVSICAGLVGLVVLLLAFKRWGPRVEASSGSSARHSEVVDALEAYPHSRFWVLSLLAFVLVLGAAAQITGLRFILFPPLVVMAYEIFGHPEVPGWMACPIFFPIVCFLTALIGVLADQAFQASSLAVMLTTLCSIAVLRAFRVHMPPALAVGLLPFVMTAPNIWYPVSVGIGTVVLVLCFWARRSFQRSYATVAAEEA